One genomic window of uncultured delta proteobacterium includes the following:
- a CDS encoding 4Fe-4S ferredoxin, iron-sulfur binding domain protein, which produces MTKKAFTVVLNEKWCKGCAICVAFCPAKRLSIGVNGKLRIDEAIPCRGCGVCQLRCPDYAIVMEEVQ; this is translated from the coding sequence GTGACAAAAAAAGCATTCACGGTAGTACTGAACGAGAAGTGGTGCAAGGGATGCGCCATCTGCGTGGCGTTCTGCCCGGCCAAAAGGCTGAGTATCGGGGTGAACGGCAAGCTGCGCATTGACGAGGCCATCCCCTGCCGGGGCTGCGGCGTCTGCCAGCTGCGCTGTCCGGACTACGCCATTGTAATGGAGGAGGTACAGTGA
- a CDS encoding Enoyl-CoA hydratase/isomerase, with translation MEYVRAEYKDGYAVVTIERPPVNALNSPAYFELYQVFYQIALEEKARVVILTGAGQKAFVAGADVREFLDFDSETGMQFTAKNQHIREYLRTFPKPVICAVNGMALGGGCALAMCCDTRLAAEHATFNLSEINMGIVGAIPYAAGIISQGTARRLVYSGETITAEEALRVGLVDEVLPAADLMPRCEALARKMAEKPPLALARAKACMVYASEHLMADTAAFERRAIEALWGTEDKNEAVRAFLEKRPPNFQGR, from the coding sequence ATGGAATATGTTCGCGCGGAGTACAAGGACGGTTACGCCGTCGTCACCATAGAGCGCCCTCCGGTGAATGCCCTGAACTCCCCGGCCTACTTTGAATTGTATCAGGTTTTCTATCAGATCGCGCTGGAGGAAAAGGCGCGGGTGGTCATCCTGACCGGGGCCGGACAGAAGGCCTTTGTGGCCGGTGCCGATGTGCGGGAGTTTTTGGACTTCGACAGTGAGACCGGCATGCAGTTCACCGCCAAGAACCAGCACATCCGGGAGTATCTGCGCACCTTCCCGAAGCCGGTAATCTGCGCGGTGAACGGCATGGCGCTGGGGGGCGGCTGCGCCCTCGCCATGTGCTGCGACACCCGCCTCGCCGCCGAGCACGCCACGTTCAATTTGAGCGAGATCAACATGGGCATCGTGGGGGCCATTCCCTACGCGGCCGGCATTATCTCCCAGGGTACCGCGCGGCGGCTGGTTTACTCGGGCGAGACCATCACAGCCGAAGAGGCTCTGCGGGTGGGCCTGGTGGACGAGGTGCTCCCCGCCGCCGACCTGATGCCCCGTTGCGAGGCGCTGGCCCGGAAAATGGCCGAGAAACCGCCCCTGGCGCTGGCCCGCGCCAAAGCGTGCATGGTGTACGCCAGCGAGCATCTGATGGCTGATACCGCCGCCTTCGAGCGCCGGGCCATCGAAGCGCTGTGGGGCACCGAAGACAAGAACGAGGCCGTCCGGGCCTTTTTGGAAAAACGCCCGCCCAACTTCCAGGGGCGGTGA
- a CDS encoding hypothetical protein (Evidence 5 : No homology to any previously reported sequences), translating into MLLRHKERPVWRYHTGLLAPGDFFEGAAGEFRIHSFDEGEALSPPGFTVRMGKVFVKFIYLH; encoded by the coding sequence ATGTTGCTCCGGCATAAGGAAAGGCCCGTATGGCGCTATCATACGGGCCTTTTGGCACCCGGCGATTTTTTTGAAGGAGCAGCCGGGGAGTTTCGTATTCATTCATTCGACGAGGGGGAGGCACTCTCACCACCCGGTTTCACAGTACGCATGGGTAAAGTGTTTGTGAAATTCATTTATTTGCACTAA
- a CDS encoding Methyl-accepting chemotaxis protein yields MFWNNLGLSKKMSVFTGAMLLCIFALVCLFMATIDLLSNESHRVERAGELNQLMAEREIDHLNWISSLQQYVFDPTQKTLSVQTDGHKCGLGGWYYGQGRKDAEAFFPGVAKLLAALEDPHLALHGSAAEIITHKEAGQLDAARRVFTEVSVPSVQGVQKILKEISSMMNAEQKASALSFSSSVTSSRNLTLGLVGLAFVVALGLGILIARTVTAPTVRLAQFADKVAEGDLKATIVMARTDEIGSLATNLQRMIENINAMIRTAEEKTAEAEHQSEVAREAVLKAEEALRTAELAKQEGMYAAASQLEEVINVISLASEKLVAQIAQSERGSGEQELRVGEAATAMEEMTSTVMEVARSAGVASTSSSQTKEKAEEGAVVVRQAVASIQSVQTASLAMKEDVAVLANQAEAITGIMNVISDIADQTNLLALNAAIEAARAGDAGRGFAVVADEVRKLAEKTMVSTANVGESISGIQKSVNASIGQVEKAVTLIEDATLQVNKSGDMLTEIVGLADGTASQIQAIAAASEQQSATCEEINRSVADVNAIAGQTAAAMRDANLAVSDLADQARNLNALVADMKSN; encoded by the coding sequence ATGTTCTGGAACAACCTCGGCCTGTCAAAAAAAATGTCTGTATTCACCGGGGCAATGTTACTCTGCATTTTTGCATTGGTTTGCTTGTTCATGGCGACCATAGATCTTTTATCAAATGAATCTCATAGGGTAGAGCGCGCGGGAGAACTGAATCAATTGATGGCGGAGCGGGAAATAGACCACCTGAACTGGATTAGCTCGTTGCAGCAGTATGTTTTTGACCCTACCCAGAAAACGTTGTCCGTCCAGACAGATGGGCACAAATGTGGTCTTGGCGGTTGGTATTACGGCCAGGGCAGAAAAGACGCCGAAGCGTTTTTCCCCGGCGTGGCGAAACTTTTGGCAGCTTTGGAAGACCCGCATTTAGCCCTGCACGGCTCTGCTGCCGAGATCATCACGCATAAGGAAGCCGGGCAACTGGATGCAGCCAGGCGCGTTTTTACGGAAGTTTCCGTGCCCAGTGTTCAGGGCGTGCAAAAGATCTTGAAGGAAATTTCCAGTATGATGAATGCTGAGCAAAAGGCGAGCGCCCTGAGTTTTTCCTCCAGTGTAACTTCTTCCCGCAACCTGACGTTGGGCCTTGTCGGGTTGGCGTTTGTTGTGGCTTTGGGGCTCGGCATCCTGATCGCCAGGACTGTGACCGCGCCCACAGTTCGGTTGGCGCAGTTCGCTGACAAAGTGGCCGAGGGGGACCTGAAGGCGACCATCGTTATGGCCCGGACGGATGAAATCGGCAGCCTCGCAACAAACTTGCAGCGCATGATTGAAAACATAAACGCCATGATCCGCACGGCCGAAGAGAAAACAGCGGAGGCGGAGCACCAGTCCGAAGTGGCGCGGGAAGCCGTGCTCAAAGCGGAAGAAGCGCTGCGCACGGCCGAACTGGCCAAGCAGGAAGGCATGTACGCCGCTGCGAGCCAGCTTGAGGAAGTCATCAACGTCATCTCGCTTGCGTCCGAAAAGCTTGTTGCTCAAATCGCGCAATCCGAACGCGGTTCCGGCGAACAGGAACTGCGGGTGGGGGAGGCGGCCACGGCCATGGAGGAAATGACCTCCACCGTTATGGAAGTTGCGCGGAGCGCGGGCGTTGCCTCCACCTCTTCCAGCCAAACGAAGGAAAAAGCGGAAGAGGGCGCGGTCGTCGTTCGCCAGGCCGTTGCGAGTATCCAGAGCGTGCAGACGGCTTCCCTGGCGATGAAAGAGGATGTCGCGGTGCTGGCGAATCAGGCGGAGGCGATAACCGGCATAATGAACGTTATTTCTGATATTGCGGACCAGACCAACCTGCTGGCGCTCAATGCGGCCATTGAAGCGGCGCGCGCCGGGGACGCCGGGCGCGGGTTTGCCGTGGTTGCGGACGAAGTGCGTAAGCTTGCCGAAAAAACCATGGTATCCACCGCCAACGTGGGAGAATCCATTTCCGGCATTCAAAAGAGCGTCAATGCATCCATCGGTCAGGTGGAAAAAGCCGTTACGCTGATTGAGGACGCAACGCTCCAGGTGAACAAGTCCGGCGATATGCTGACGGAAATCGTTGGGCTTGCGGACGGGACAGCCAGCCAGATTCAGGCCATTGCCGCCGCCAGCGAGCAACAGTCCGCCACGTGTGAGGAAATCAACAGATCCGTTGCGGACGTGAACGCCATAGCGGGACAGACGGCAGCCGCCATGCGGGATGCCAATCTGGCCGTGTCCGACCTTGCGGATCAGGCTCGGAACCTGAACGCCCTTGTCGCGGACATGAAGAGCAACTGA
- a CDS encoding transposase: MGYAHLAREERYYICQAVKSGTSLRAIAKAIGRSVSTVSRELARNTGARGYRYRQAHKRSQKRQTSKGKKRIGLEVWTYVEQCLHQDFSPEQISGVLKRKGFALSHEWIYQYILADKKRGGTLHSHLRCQRKRKRRYGKPDRRGQIKGRISIDIRPSIVAERSRLGDWEADTVEGSKGGPVLVTLAERKSRLFLFGKAPNKSASEVRRVIEGLLTPIKDFVQTITYDNGKEFSYHADVSATLEAQGFFAHPYHSWERGLNENSNGLLRQYFPKGVSLASVTQDEIIAAMCRLNWRPRKCLGFKTPYEVFLEDANTQGLGVAL; this comes from the coding sequence ATGGGCTATGCACACCTTGCCAGGGAAGAACGGTACTACATCTGCCAGGCAGTGAAAAGTGGAACGTCACTGAGGGCCATAGCCAAAGCGATAGGCCGTAGCGTCTCAACTGTAAGCCGCGAACTTGCGCGAAATACCGGGGCGCGTGGCTACCGCTACAGGCAGGCACACAAGCGCAGTCAGAAAAGGCAGACCAGTAAAGGGAAGAAGCGCATTGGCCTTGAGGTATGGACGTATGTTGAACAGTGTCTGCACCAGGACTTCAGTCCGGAGCAAATCTCTGGAGTTCTCAAACGCAAAGGTTTTGCCCTCAGTCATGAATGGATTTACCAGTACATTCTGGCGGACAAAAAACGAGGAGGAACGCTGCACAGCCATTTGCGCTGCCAGCGCAAACGCAAACGACGATATGGCAAACCCGACAGACGAGGTCAAATCAAGGGGCGTATCAGCATAGACATACGCCCGTCCATTGTTGCCGAGCGCTCACGCCTTGGTGATTGGGAGGCTGATACCGTTGAAGGCAGTAAAGGAGGCCCCGTTTTGGTGACACTTGCAGAGCGTAAAAGTCGTCTTTTCCTGTTTGGCAAGGCTCCCAACAAAAGCGCCAGCGAAGTAAGGCGGGTCATTGAAGGACTCTTGACACCCATTAAGGACTTTGTTCAGACTATTACCTATGATAACGGCAAGGAGTTCAGCTACCATGCCGATGTGTCAGCTACACTCGAGGCTCAGGGATTTTTTGCGCACCCCTACCATTCGTGGGAGCGTGGCTTGAACGAGAACTCCAATGGCCTTCTACGCCAATACTTCCCCAAGGGGGTAAGCTTGGCATCGGTCACGCAAGATGAGATCATAGCGGCAATGTGCCGCTTGAACTGGCGGCCTAGAAAATGCCTTGGGTTTAAGACACCCTATGAAGTTTTTTTAGAAGACGCCAATACCCAAGGACTGGGTGTTGCACTTTGA
- a CDS encoding hypothetical protein (Evidence 5 : No homology to any previously reported sequences), with product MQYSKPGTHLSPNIFSSILDSLGTQLLVTNPKTGEIIYANQKMNENYGVTESPLGKNCWEVYRPGMTERCPHCAVHVLLQKPEETVTWEYCNTALGKWFRNTDRIIHWPDGGAVHLQQGMDITEDKNTEMVLSRRLEQQKLMSVLSKMFLTEEDVDITTRDALKMVGGFLILDRVLLARLTKGSNVVTFMHSWYADDAYRLEKKLAPSVDVAAIHDLFQNRQEEFLLCSDVTADPAFSGLAAHKTAAMIALPLFYKKDLWGILSLEMCSKSRLWEESDIVLARMLKNLFSGILARTRAEASLRESERRTQLMLDATPLACTLFDEDHTPLDCNEEAARIFGLSSKEEYLKKFPWLSPEKQTDGELSAIKAAAVLQKAFNSGREVVEWTHYHANGTEIPVQIALVRVPWNGKHRVAAYARDLRQVKAHMAEIEKTQRELYLAKERAEENAKAKSNFLANMSHEIRTPMNAIIGMAKLARSTTDLDKIWRIQXIAVSSSKCNTQSLGIGVF from the coding sequence GTGCAATATTCCAAGCCTGGGACGCATTTGTCCCCCAACATATTTTCCAGCATTCTCGATAGTCTCGGGACGCAACTTCTCGTTACCAACCCCAAGACCGGCGAGATTATTTACGCCAACCAGAAGATGAACGAAAACTACGGGGTAACGGAAAGCCCCCTGGGCAAAAACTGCTGGGAAGTATACCGCCCCGGCATGACGGAACGCTGCCCGCATTGCGCCGTGCACGTGCTGCTGCAAAAACCGGAAGAAACGGTCACCTGGGAATATTGCAACACCGCGCTGGGCAAGTGGTTCAGGAACACGGACAGGATCATCCACTGGCCGGATGGCGGTGCCGTGCACCTGCAGCAGGGTATGGATATCACCGAGGATAAAAACACGGAGATGGTCCTCAGCCGCCGGTTGGAGCAGCAAAAACTGATGAGCGTGCTCTCGAAAATGTTCCTGACCGAAGAAGACGTAGATATTACCACACGGGACGCGCTGAAAATGGTGGGCGGTTTTCTGATACTTGACCGCGTGCTGCTCGCCCGCCTGACCAAAGGCAGCAACGTGGTGACCTTTATGCACAGCTGGTATGCAGATGACGCCTACCGGCTGGAAAAAAAGCTCGCTCCGTCCGTGGATGTGGCGGCTATCCATGACCTGTTTCAAAACCGGCAGGAAGAGTTCCTCCTGTGCAGCGATGTTACGGCGGACCCTGCCTTCTCCGGTCTGGCGGCCCATAAAACCGCCGCCATGATCGCCCTGCCCCTTTTTTACAAAAAGGATCTCTGGGGCATACTCAGCCTGGAAATGTGCTCAAAAAGCAGGCTCTGGGAAGAAAGCGACATCGTTCTTGCCAGAATGCTCAAAAACCTTTTCAGCGGTATTCTCGCGCGCACCCGTGCGGAGGCGAGTTTACGCGAATCGGAACGCCGCACCCAGCTCATGCTGGATGCCACCCCCCTGGCCTGCACGCTGTTTGACGAAGACCATACCCCCCTCGATTGCAACGAGGAGGCCGCCCGCATTTTCGGCCTTTCCTCCAAGGAGGAATATCTTAAAAAGTTCCCGTGGCTTTCCCCGGAAAAGCAGACGGATGGCGAATTAAGCGCCATAAAAGCGGCCGCCGTGCTGCAAAAAGCCTTTAACTCCGGCCGGGAAGTGGTTGAATGGACCCATTACCATGCCAACGGCACGGAAATACCGGTACAGATCGCGCTCGTCAGGGTGCCGTGGAACGGCAAGCACCGCGTCGCGGCGTACGCCCGCGATTTACGGCAGGTAAAGGCCCACATGGCGGAAATAGAAAAAACGCAGCGCGAGCTGTATCTCGCCAAAGAGCGGGCTGAAGAAAACGCCAAGGCAAAATCGAATTTTCTCGCGAACATGAGCCATGAGATACGCACCCCCATGAACGCTATCATCGGCATGGCCAAGCTTGCCAGGTCTACAACCGATCTGGATAAAATCTGGCGGATTCAANATATCGCGGTTTCAAGTTCAAAGTGCAACACCCAGTCCTTGGGTATTGGCGTCTTCTAA
- a CDS encoding conserved exported hypothetical protein (Evidence 4 : Homologs of previously reported genes of unknown function), whose translation MKKISVLSLAMLLCLCIPCTGLAAKQRVVHVTVALCDNVNQGIVPVPAKIGNGEDAANNLYWGAAYGVKSFMRKQPGWGMKAAPVPPGGAVIERLVFTNRALSTVIVADAYRGNAIRAATMDFLSYAAGEKKETVPVEGASVTAGGGADLVVYVGHNGLMDFSLSTLPRGERDNTRRVAIFACQSKAYFATALKTANAYPLIWTRGNMAPEAYSLHALVTAWASGKSGEAIREAVAAAYHKYQKCGMKGARNLFATGW comes from the coding sequence GTGAAAAAAATAAGTGTGTTATCACTCGCAATGCTGCTGTGCCTGTGCATACCGTGCACGGGGTTGGCGGCAAAACAGCGCGTCGTGCATGTTACCGTGGCGCTTTGCGATAACGTGAACCAGGGGATAGTGCCTGTTCCGGCGAAGATAGGGAACGGCGAGGATGCCGCGAACAATCTTTACTGGGGTGCCGCATACGGGGTGAAAAGCTTTATGCGCAAACAGCCCGGCTGGGGTATGAAGGCGGCTCCCGTTCCCCCCGGTGGGGCGGTTATCGAGCGCCTTGTGTTCACGAACAGGGCGTTATCTACGGTTATCGTTGCCGATGCGTATCGCGGCAACGCCATCCGCGCGGCGACAATGGACTTTTTATCTTACGCCGCCGGGGAAAAGAAGGAAACCGTTCCGGTGGAAGGTGCAAGCGTCACCGCCGGGGGCGGTGCCGATCTTGTCGTGTACGTAGGGCATAACGGATTGATGGATTTTTCGCTATCAACCCTCCCGCGAGGGGAAAGGGACAATACCCGCCGGGTTGCGATTTTCGCCTGCCAGAGCAAGGCGTATTTTGCAACAGCGCTCAAAACGGCCAACGCGTATCCGTTGATCTGGACGCGGGGCAACATGGCCCCGGAAGCGTATTCCCTGCATGCGCTGGTAACGGCGTGGGCTTCGGGGAAAAGCGGGGAGGCGATACGCGAAGCCGTGGCGGCGGCCTACCATAAGTACCAGAAGTGCGGCATGAAGGGCGCGCGGAACCTTTTCGCTACGGGGTGGTAG
- a CDS encoding Methyl-accepting chemotaxis sensory transducer with Pas/Pac sensor, protein MKLLWKLAIPQVCIVVCLGFVSFFIISSSFDSMRDRYVHDIVESRFKRINTDIAAGSQRAVDTSALFAQLPVVAEAYAIALAGDIRDESSPESQQAREKLRRDLAPMLQSYATYAGEKLQLHFHLPNGRSLVRLWRDKQTRRKGEWVDISDDLSSFRPTVMDVNKNGKPVMGIELGSGGIALRGVVPVTGPNGKQLGSVETLQSFAPILAASREEGQNDMVLYINAENLSIATALQDPAKNPRIGSFVRATAPKDKGFEAYVTPQLLEAGKSGSQFENHGALTLATLPINDYRGAQIGVLVCAMRTDAISLVAEKAGLTLILALAGMAIAPFLALLLGLRIWAIRPLEAIKAKMQQIAKGWGELAPAPSSKKTDEIGDLDNLFKTFTTKLDSMLEETAGYVSMLNNVPDPIFMVDENFRILRANQAMADAAGVTEEELKTCHCYDKFKTPVCRTPDCPVQKAKKSHGHVEGGIIELHCNGKTSFIKPSSGELRDASGNTMGFVTVASAVTELVNSERAINEQLKRIKSVNAATREAAEQLAGSAKTLGGQFTDVQHAIASQSDRLEETVQAMEHMNDSVRQVARSAADTAEQSQSARERAEQGASIVEESVQAILRVNEQTAKLKDTMHRLGTQADGIGAVLGVISDIADQTNLLALNAAIEAARAGEAGRGFAVVADEVRKLAEKTMEATGEVEKAISTIQQGAQNSVHMVDETGSMVDRASELAAKSGEALHSIVSLTAASSDQVQGIAKAAEEQSATSEQINRAIDEVAAMGRNVTDRMDTSARTVGELATLAGRLDDLSRNA, encoded by the coding sequence ATGAAATTGTTGTGGAAACTTGCCATACCGCAGGTATGCATCGTCGTTTGTCTCGGCTTTGTAAGCTTTTTTATCATCAGTTCGTCTTTTGACAGCATGAGGGACCGCTATGTGCACGACATAGTGGAAAGCCGCTTCAAACGCATTAATACGGATATTGCCGCCGGCTCGCAACGGGCCGTAGACACATCCGCCCTTTTCGCCCAACTGCCCGTAGTGGCAGAGGCATACGCCATCGCCCTTGCCGGCGACATACGCGATGAAAGCTCGCCCGAATCGCAACAGGCGCGTGAAAAACTGCGCCGCGACCTCGCGCCCATGCTGCAAAGCTACGCCACCTACGCGGGCGAAAAACTGCAACTGCACTTCCACCTGCCCAACGGCAGAAGCCTCGTGCGGCTCTGGCGCGACAAGCAAACCCGGCGCAAAGGCGAATGGGTGGATATTTCCGACGATTTATCCTCTTTCCGCCCAACGGTTATGGACGTGAACAAAAACGGTAAACCGGTCATGGGCATTGAGCTCGGCAGCGGCGGCATAGCCCTGCGCGGCGTGGTTCCCGTTACCGGGCCGAACGGCAAACAGCTCGGCTCCGTTGAAACGCTGCAAAGTTTCGCCCCCATTCTCGCGGCATCCCGCGAGGAAGGGCAGAACGACATGGTGCTGTATATCAACGCCGAGAACCTTTCCATAGCCACAGCGCTGCAAGACCCTGCGAAAAACCCGCGTATAGGCAGCTTTGTTCGCGCAACTGCACCCAAAGATAAAGGCTTCGAAGCCTACGTCACCCCGCAGCTTCTTGAAGCGGGCAAATCAGGCAGCCAGTTCGAGAACCACGGCGCGCTGACCCTTGCAACCTTGCCCATCAACGATTATCGCGGCGCGCAAATAGGCGTACTTGTATGCGCCATGCGTACGGACGCCATCAGCCTTGTGGCCGAAAAAGCCGGGCTTACGCTTATTCTGGCCCTTGCGGGCATGGCTATCGCGCCGTTCCTCGCGCTTCTTCTCGGGTTGCGCATCTGGGCCATACGCCCGCTTGAGGCCATCAAGGCCAAAATGCAGCAGATCGCCAAAGGCTGGGGCGAACTCGCCCCAGCGCCTTCCAGCAAAAAAACGGATGAAATCGGCGACCTCGACAACCTTTTCAAAACCTTTACCACCAAGCTCGATTCCATGCTGGAAGAAACAGCCGGGTACGTCAGCATGCTCAACAACGTGCCCGACCCCATCTTCATGGTGGATGAAAACTTCCGTATTCTCCGGGCCAACCAGGCCATGGCGGACGCCGCAGGCGTCACCGAGGAAGAGCTTAAAACCTGCCATTGTTACGACAAGTTCAAAACCCCCGTATGCCGCACGCCCGACTGCCCGGTGCAAAAGGCCAAAAAAAGCCACGGGCATGTAGAAGGGGGCATCATCGAACTGCACTGTAACGGCAAGACCTCATTCATCAAACCTTCCAGCGGCGAATTGCGCGACGCTTCCGGCAATACCATGGGCTTTGTGACCGTGGCCAGCGCGGTGACCGAGCTTGTAAACTCCGAGCGCGCCATTAACGAGCAGCTCAAACGCATCAAGAGCGTTAACGCCGCCACCCGCGAAGCCGCCGAGCAACTTGCCGGGTCTGCCAAAACTCTGGGCGGCCAGTTTACGGATGTGCAGCACGCCATCGCCTCGCAAAGCGACCGGCTTGAAGAAACCGTGCAAGCCATGGAACACATGAACGACAGCGTGCGCCAGGTAGCGCGAAGCGCCGCCGATACGGCGGAACAATCGCAATCTGCCCGCGAACGGGCCGAACAGGGCGCTTCTATTGTGGAAGAATCCGTGCAGGCCATTTTGCGCGTGAACGAACAAACAGCCAAACTGAAAGATACCATGCACCGCCTCGGCACGCAGGCAGACGGCATCGGGGCCGTGCTCGGCGTTATTTCCGACATCGCTGACCAGACGAACCTCCTTGCGCTGAACGCCGCAATTGAAGCGGCCCGGGCCGGGGAAGCCGGACGCGGGTTCGCGGTTGTGGCGGACGAAGTCCGCAAACTGGCGGAAAAAACCATGGAAGCCACGGGCGAGGTGGAAAAGGCCATTAGCACGATCCAGCAGGGCGCGCAAAACTCCGTTCATATGGTGGACGAAACGGGCAGCATGGTTGACCGGGCGAGCGAGCTTGCGGCCAAATCGGGCGAAGCGTTGCACAGCATCGTATCGCTCACGGCGGCCTCTTCCGACCAGGTGCAGGGGATAGCCAAGGCGGCGGAGGAACAATCCGCCACCAGCGAACAGATTAACCGCGCCATTGACGAAGTGGCGGCCATGGGCAGAAACGTTACGGACAGGATGGATACATCCGCCAGAACCGTTGGCGAGCTCGCCACCCTCGCGGGCAGGCTCGACGACCTTTCACGTAACGCATAG
- a CDS encoding hypothetical protein (Evidence 5 : No homology to any previously reported sequences) — translation MKIAVLGAGNTGRIMAFDLTQKGAEVRLFTGSPEKAAFMAKNGLVAEGRLEGHVHPALVTTDKGAVNACNSASCLLQKGRPRVRACSRTW, via the coding sequence ATGAAAATCGCGGTGCTCGGCGCTGGTAACACGGGCCGTATCATGGCTTTTGACCTTACGCAAAAAGGGGCCGAAGTGCGTCTTTTTACCGGTTCGCCGGAAAAGGCGGCGTTTATGGCAAAAAACGGGCTGGTCGCCGAAGGGCGGCTTGAAGGGCACGTTCACCCGGCGCTGGTGACCACGGATAAAGGAGCTGTGAATGCTTGCAATAGCGCTTCATGCCTTCTTCAAAAAGGTCGGCCCCGTGTTCGGGCCTGTAGCCGCACGTGGTGA
- a CDS encoding hypothetical protein (Evidence 5 : No homology to any previously reported sequences), with amino-acid sequence MMATPIYSWFCTPPLKSLLDRLVYGMNKYYGEKKGPALWAGKEAAIITTCGYRPEHGADLFEEGMKRYCKHSQLLYPWSPAPGERALQAALRRPARFLP; translated from the coding sequence GTGATGGCAACGCCCATTTACTCGTGGTTCTGCACGCCGCCCTTAAAAAGCCTCCTGGACAGGCTCGTTTACGGCATGAACAAATACTACGGCGAAAAAAAGGGCCCGGCGCTCTGGGCAGGGAAAGAGGCGGCCATCATCACCACGTGCGGCTACAGGCCCGAACACGGGGCCGACCTTTTTGAAGAAGGCATGAAGCGCTATTGCAAGCATTCACAGCTCCTTTATCCGTGGTCACCAGCGCCGGGTGAACGTGCCCTTCAAGCCGCCCTTCGGCGACCAGCCCGTTTTTTGCCATAA
- a CDS encoding transposase (fragment), translating to MHQDFSPEQISGVLKRKGFALSHEWIYQYILADKKRGGTLHSHLRCQRKRKRRYGKPDRRGQIKGRISIDIRPSIVAERSRLGDWEADTVEGSKGGPVLVTLAERKSRLFLFGKAPNKSASEVRRVIEGLLTPIKDFVQTITYDNGKEFSYHADVSATLEAQGFFAHPYHSWERGLNENSNGLLRQYFPKGVSLASVTQDEIIAAMCRLNWRPRKCLGFKTPYEVFLEDANTQGLGVAL from the coding sequence ATGCACCAGGACTTCAGTCCGGAGCAAATCTCTGGAGTTCTCAAACGCAAAGGTTTTGCCCTCAGTCATGAATGGATTTACCAGTACATTCTGGCGGACAAAAAACGAGGAGGAACGCTGCACAGCCATTTGCGCTGCCAGCGCAAACGCAAACGACGATATGGCAAACCCGACAGACGAGGTCAAATCAAGGGGCGTATCAGCATAGACATACGCCCGTCCATTGTTGCCGAGCGCTCACGCCTTGGTGATTGGGAGGCTGATACCGTTGAAGGCAGTAAAGGAGGCCCCGTTTTGGTGACACTTGCAGAGCGTAAAAGTCGTCTTTTCCTGTTTGGCAAGGCTCCCAACAAAAGCGCCAGCGAAGTAAGGCGGGTCATTGAAGGACTCTTGACACCCATTAAGGACTTTGTTCAGACTATTACCTATGATAACGGCAAGGAGTTCAGCTACCATGCCGATGTGTCAGCTACACTCGAGGCTCAGGGATTTTTTGCGCACCCCTACCATTCGTGGGAGCGTGGCTTGAACGAGAACTCCAATGGCCTTCTACGCCAATACTTCCCCAAGGGGGTAAGCTTGGCATCGGTCACGCAAGATGAGATCATAGCGGCAATGTGCCGCTTGAACTGGCGGCCTAGAAAATGCCTTGGGTTTAAGACACCCTATGAAGTTTTTTTAGAAGACGCCAATACCCAAGGACTGGGTGTTGCACTTTGA